From Lucilia cuprina isolate Lc7/37 chromosome 4, ASM2204524v1, whole genome shotgun sequence:
CTTTCAGTTGTGGTTCCATTTCAAACGCTATAGATATCGTCGTTAAAGGAAGAAAGATGGTTTCTGTTTATTTTACGACTGTtttgtgtataaatttaaatgttaattaaaatatattttaataaagattattgtaatacataaatacatacaaagtgAATATAAAAAGAGTATTTCTTTTCATTCTAGGTCATGTTTAGTCCATTTTAGTTCATTTCGTTCAGTGCTCTAGAATAAtcttagttcagttatagttccgTTTTATTTCCGTTtcagggcgagtttttctgataaagataatcttcattctttgattaaacctggtttaataaaccaagttaagcctagtttaactgaggagtaagaaacccgcacttagtcagttttatttcagttcccgtacaggtctagttcagttcttgttcagatctaattcaattctatttagttatagttcagaaCTAGTTCACCTTTAATTAACTTCAAGTTCAGCTTTAGTTTAGATCtgattcagttccagttcaggtCTAAtacaattctagtttagttcatcCAGTTCAGCCctatttcagttctgttctaattcagttctaatttagttcaattctggttcagttccaCATAAAACCCTATTTTGCACAAAGTATCcctttttcaaaaatcatttcTTTAACAATTATAATGATTTATCGAATTACCAATCTGTTATCAAAAGGACATTcgtatagaaaacaaatttaagacaAAAGTACAAACATTTATACTCGATAACCATTTGGGTTCTGATCCCGACCAACATCAGTTCTAGGCTACAAAAAGAACATTTAGTTctattcaattttcttttagttctatttcaattttagtttaattctgGTTTAGTTCaacataaaacacaattttgcacaaaatactattttaacaaaaaggaACATTTAACAATTATAGCGATATATCGCtcgtttatatagaaaacaagttTAAGATAAAACTATAAACATTAATACTCGATAACCATTTGGGTTCTGATCCAGAGCAACATCAGTAagttatttgtaatattaacattaataatcATTAAACAAATGCACAACTTTCTTTacgtatataatatataactttattgcacaaacatttaaaaaaacatcacaaaaaaaaaacatttctaatttaaggcaatatttataatttttttttttttttttttttggtattttgtgaaatattaaGGCACTTTGTACGTGAGCAAggacaattaaaataaaaatatatatatttgtatatatatgtacgtatttaacaaacattaatgaacaattttttaagtTACGTTGAGTGTATTTAACACCACACAAATCTATTATCATATAATACCATCAATATTTTtgagcaattatttaaaaattaaaaaaatttataaattttaaataagtaaagtCAAGTTATCGCGCTGAAACCGAAATCAACTGATAATGCCCGATATTAAGCATAAAAAACTTTGGTTTAACTAAGATAACATTCACCGtattcaaatatttgacaaaaaaataatatcaggATGTAGGACGATATTTAAATAATACCAATTTGTTTCAAgagtaatattaatgtagttgttttttttgtagacAAATAATTGCACAATGTGAATATACATATAGCTTAAAACACCCAAAGCTTtcataaacttaaataatacttatttaatttcttGTAAAATTTGAGCAAACGATGGTGGCGGCTTGAAGTTTATAACTTCTTTGTATATCAAATCTTTCCATTTTTCAACAGGCAAATCCATATCTTCAAAACTTTGATCGTACAAGGGTGATGTTTGTTCATCACTGGGTTCtgaatatttttccatataaGGATGTGCCAAGGCCTGTTCGGCTGTAATACGTTTCTCTGCATCCAATTCTAACATTTTCTCCAACAAATCAATGGCTAGTGGATTGGCGCCTTTAAAGAAAGTCTTAAAATCACGTCGCTTCATGGGAGGCAATGATTTAATGTAGTTACGTGCACTTTCCGAagaaattttttgcataaaatcatCGGGTGGTGTTCCCAAAACTTCCATAATTAAATTCAACTGATGTATATGATCAGTGCCCGGAAATAATGTGCGTCCAGTAAGTAATTCTGCCATAATACAGCCCACCGACCAAATATCCACAGTGAGATTGTAATGCATCCAGTTAAGCATAATTTCCGGGGCACGATACCAACGTGTGGCCACATAACCGGTCATTTCATTTTCTGTTGGTCGTGCCAAACCAAAATCTAAAATTCTCAATTCGCAATCCTCGTTGACCGCAATGTTGGAGGGTTTTAAATCACGATGTATAATACCAGCACTGTGTATGTATTTTAGACCACGTAATATTTGATAAACCAAAAATTGCACATGTTCATCGGACAGACGTTGTGTccttataatattatttaaatcagCATCCATAAGATGAGTAACCAAATACACCTGTTGGAAATTTTCCAAGGTCACATTTGGGGGGTGCGGATGAAAGACATCCAATAGACCAATAACATTCTCATGATCCATGTGTTTGAGTAGTCTCAATTCTCGATAAGTACGTTTAGCATGCACCGCCGATTGAAAAGGGCGTGCCAACTTTTTAATGGCAACATACATGTTGGTACCTCTTACCAGGGCCTTGCACACCTGTCCATAGGCACCAGAGCCTACTTGTTGTAATTGTTGATAGATTTCTGGTATTTCCCATTCTGTACGATTTATAGTCACCTTGTAGAATTTAACcatgacgttttttttttcctctttaCTTCTTCCAAACTTCTTTGTGAATCTAGAcaataacttaataattttctactttaatttttctttttttccttcgtttataaagaaaattactgATTATGTTTATCTACGTTTCGATTGTTCGTTTTATAGtgttaaacacaaatatttaataaaataattgatatATGAGTGGATTGTTGGTCGTTTGgttaaaacttaagaaataaaTTCTTATACCAATTCTGTCCTCTCTTCTgttaatttcatttgattttatgagtaaaacaaaaacacaagaaatgaatataaaaataaacactcaTACAATtatactaataaaaaatatcattttaattcatttttgtttAGGGTTCCTTGCCTCACTACCTCCCCCCCTGACATCTTTCACATATACTACCCAGTCACTGATAGAATATTTGTGCTCTCTGTTTCTACTACTAACACTACTACCTCCCACATTCattaaa
This genomic window contains:
- the LOC111678248 gene encoding mitogen-activated protein kinase p38a, with amino-acid sequence MVKFYKVTINRTEWEIPEIYQQLQQVGSGAYGQVCKALVRGTNMYVAIKKLARPFQSAVHAKRTYRELRLLKHMDHENVIGLLDVFHPHPPNVTLENFQQVYLVTHLMDADLNNIIRTQRLSDEHVQFLVYQILRGLKYIHSAGIIHRDLKPSNIAVNEDCELRILDFGLARPTENEMTGYVATRWYRAPEIMLNWMHYNLTVDIWSVGCIMAELLTGRTLFPGTDHIHQLNLIMEVLGTPPDDFMQKISSESARNYIKSLPPMKRRDFKTFFKGANPLAIDLLEKMLELDAEKRITAEQALAHPYMEKYSEPSDEQTSPLYDQSFEDMDLPVEKWKDLIYKEVINFKPPPSFAQILQEIK